Below is a window of Penaeus vannamei isolate JL-2024 chromosome 34, ASM4276789v1, whole genome shotgun sequence DNA.
GACCTTACATATgttgccttttcttaactactaattctatattacaaaatttcacactgctaataattgttttaactcaCAACGAAGTTCCACACTGAGGTCACTGTgaccactcacctcactcccccgtCCTAACCATtatttaattgatgtatattgtgttatttgtgtctttccgactatcgtattattgttgtcttcacattgcataatgctttattttttcagaacaaataactatttcaatttatttaattatcgtaATGTATCGGTTTTCCCGCGTATATTATTCGCGTATATTGTTGCGAATTTGCAGTAATAAgctatgtttattagtagttccttcgttcttgtttgcgtttcactttcattctgtgaatctatacatattgtgtgttttgaaaatcactttccctttacttgccgcggtaattgttcgcttattcacacatacatgtcgaccctttactcacctatttgaccgctctacacgaattcactctaggattatttgtACTAAGTACCATGTTTTATAACTGATACTAACTCACTTTAATGACgtctactctcaatattcgatatcttatcgttagtactgctgggatttatgcttctttagttttaaggttttggtgaatatgtaacttgtaatTAACTTGATGCAGTCGAAATCTGTTGCCATAGGGATTACGcaatgcagacaccatgctttatataggcttacatattatcaccgcaatttagttttaagctgttaTGTCTTCTACGAggaaatcgcgcccagacgccgttgaatctcctacgaaggaatcgcgcccgCCGAATGTTGCTACTCGTACTTACTGCGCTCGAGATGCGCCCGTTACTTCTTGATGAGGCCAAGCTGCCTCCGAATTGCGCGCCGCCgccatgtacgttttttttttatagcgtcGAGACGCTCACGTTACTTTGTGTCCGAAGCATTATTTACTAGCCCTATTTAGCCTAAAGATATGGGAACTTCTCGCTCACCAACTTTCTtcctacaaaataatggtactcttgGAAGGCTCCTActcctgagtaattaacacctcatgaCAGGTTGCCTTCTTACAACAAATGTTCTTGTAGTactttcattttctggcatcttagtaaaaAGGTACTGACAAAGtaaaattaccatcctcctccttagccctttttactggcctggtacattATATTTCAGCTCCTGAAGACgatgtgccccccctccccctttgaatgttgcacctcactgtgaacctccgccacACTGCTACCCTGACACACGATGACCTGGGGACCATggagcaaccatctgtagaagcatattgggagcttgccaccagatgcgGAAGTATCATCAGTGCATAGgacgttgcagacggctcgaggcgatccgtttgcgtggccgagcggtatgTCAGCTATCCATGGAAAGCGGATGGGTTGGGGCTTCACACTAgagcattgcagctgccttacttccgggcttcgcaccttccttaccagcccaagactttctcttccggctcttcgacacgcccggaagaatggacacccaaagaatagggtacgaggcacctccgccagcaggacaaggaggcgttggatataaggacgtctcgtcaggcagagacagcttcgacagcaccagaagcagaccaagacctagcaggagtcatagggcaggaggccgccctcggccctcggggcgcggggtcactctcggggccgcgcattacctccccaataaactcctcaagcaagtcctctttcattcaccaccacctccacgccccccaactcttacgttgacaactggtatgtcagctatatggaaagcggatgggttgggcttcacacctaggcattgcagctgccttacttccgggcttcgcaccttccttaccagcccaagactttctcttccggctcttcgacacgcccggaagaatggacacccaaagaatagggtacgaggcacctccgccagcaggacaaggaggcgttggatataaggacgtctcgtcaggcagagacagcttcgacagcaccagaagcagaccaagacctagcaggagtcatagggcaggaggccgccctcggccctcggggcgcggggtcactctcggggccgcgcattacctccccaataaactcctcaagcaagtcccctttcattcaccaccacctccacgccccccaactcttacgttgacaactggtggcaagcggcggatgacacgaacaacaagcctccgaaaaactgtaagtacaccattggcaatatccttttctttcccctttcttcgcctatgtgtgcatgccgtttttatacaagtgcagtgattttttttcaaatatctactaaagtgtccgtgcagtgcattttctttctgttatctaccatgtcatggtagatcgtttttttttaagggaatccatccccatttttatcacttgcgagagtgcattttctttctttggcgtgttttttctaactctcatgctagcctagttagcataaatcgttagtaatacttaaatctttcatttatgtgggtgagctaggccgtgcatttttctttaaattaaccatactaagccaTGTGGCTAAagttacaagtattgccatatatttggtatattttcttattcttattatcttccagtgtataaaccgacgctatatcgacgttaatttcgcatatttctaagtgcatttatttaggctcggtttaaatatgcgaatttgtgggatattttggaatatttaaatgAATTTGAAGTTAAATTATGAACAAACTTGttctctttcccgacgcttcccacctatacccgttccttaaactcccgctattactatcactaccatcctaaacccctccctctctcttaaactTTACCGCAatttaatccccccttcctctctacctattttcaatatttctagtccgctagtgttaaattattttttgcagtgataacgttttatatttttcttttcgtatctatatttattcaagaAAAGAATGCCTTGTTcagttgtatatttatatgaataactttgtagtattttttttatatataaagtgttatattcgttttatagtgcgaatgacctcactcatggttgttcaggtgaaatcaaAGTCCGGGTCCTATaacattgtgattttatcattatcccgttatcaacgtatttacgacAAAGTGATGAagatttacttccggtttgcacatgaatatatcgggaactataataatactagcataattcaacgaattgtttttacgttattattatagtatatttgtattGCACTTTATTCCGAAGTATATtttcgataattattcgccttctttatagatatgttttttcttttaattattcatgttcatttatctgtaatttgatgattgtgtacttgtttgtgacaatattatttagtctcgtatagactagctcttgctattttaacCTATATTTGCTTAATGACCTCACTTAAGACACTTACTCCGGGtaaaatacccctccccaccatcctgacttcgcccaacttaaattacattcaagctatttgtatttatatcttattaagctatctccgtgttagagattgattatattatacagctactacgatttcatattgttcctgattttcgtttatcttaatcacgaacctcacctcatcattattacatggtccttggtgacgacccacagctgggtatggacatgtaattaggttaagataGTTAATGTTAAGTTGTCCTGTACGTGCAAAGACGCACACATCGCAAGCggcgatctacgcgccgcgccgcgcattcttatcgctatacgtgagattttCGCTGTGGTATACCCCAAGGTGGATACCCAATTGCagtctgcgtatgagctggatgatatgtgtcccttctacggttggggtCATCACGTCGTAATCACCTTCTactcagggaatttattttaagcatcatttacaaccacgagggttgtctttcgggtcagttgtctcagggaagctggcccaaaccagtcaccgtttcattcattttacgtacttattaaagtaccatttttatgatttcgcatagtagttgattaatattgaaattaacgtaagttctttgttattagtgtgaatgtttttttcgtATATGATCAGATCGGCgactattttcattaagcgctatccacattgccaccccaacctaacatacctaaccccaccccccatcctcacccatacctcttttaaaccccaccccaccccatcctatccttagcctcccacccacccactcctcctccccttcgcttatttcttccaacttccacgccatcctattcctttttactctcgctcttacctaatgactaacaaaatctatcagcattctattttctactcgtgtgctatactctgactcactcatttcataactcccacccattaactcaactcgtctacgcactcacgcagccacatgcgcacatcatcccgcaaaaaaacgttaattgtacaagaattacatgcgtactgtctccggaagataaccgacttgcgccaaccgtgtattcttatcttgcattacgtttttccgtgcaaatgttgtcttgagaaagtatattttgttgtaatgagtcgctcccgaagtatgaggactgcattacctgttttcattattgctttgcctcaaattgctgttggtgacgtgtgatagacaacttcaatgaaatgagatacaatcactattagtcagacgtataccgtatgcactattgcactgcacacttctgaactctgcattgttgcattttttttcttttttccaaagaagttcgtcgttcaagacaagtccttgcggactgcgacaccttttgcttcctttgtagttttgcacaatgctaatctcttgtagattttcatttcctgctctctgagacaattgcaactcaagcaagtcttcgcggactattgtaattgtctccctaagcatgttcctctgtctatctttggacagtgaattattgaaaaaatataataaaaattgaaaattcatgaaaatatttgtaataacaatctttgcaatcttgattacggcccctgctataacacaaccccccccccctgtttgccctcctgtctctcgccctgtctctgcctctggtgtgcttttttttcagagaaagccagtccatcccgtcgtgggcgacggttagtagcgtatgccgagcgatctgaggaacaagggtttcctttcggcgtctccactgctagggacccgcgaccagcgctcgaaacctacacgacagttgacccagcacacttgaccggggcccacggccctgaccacacctcaggggcgctcccccacgcgcgcccgctcggcgccccgccaggcttccttgcccacaataacccgcgccacgctaccttccagccacctcctatcaataaacagctgaaccagaatagtgtctccataacccaccaaatcagggcaacacaaaacccctgacactctctctctctctctttctctctctctctctctacttcttttagttttcgttttctattcttcttttttgtattccctcttttttcatcatttatgttttatctttctctcctttttgtttctaTTGATTTTGCAAAGAACTGTCAAGTACCAATaccaaaaagaataacaaaaagacatGAAAATAACTTCAAATGTGATtgtgaaagacatgaaaagacaTCTTAATGgccgaagaaatgaaaaagaaacactgTCATTGTCACTGTATCATCACATACAGTGTATTGACCTGTCGACACTGTAAACACCATAGGAACCCCACGAAAAGGTCTGCACACGTATATAGACTCGTGAATATCTTTTGATAGGAGGGATAGGCATACGAATAAACaagaaacacacgcgcacacacacacacacacacgcacacacacacgcacacacacacacacacacacacacacacacacacacacacacacacacacacatacacacacacacacacatatatatatatgtgtgtgtatgtgtgtgtgtgtgtgcgtaaatgtaaaCATATGTCTACCTGCGTGTGTTGTTATATCAGGCCACAGTATACCGGCGTATCGGCTCTTCTTCATTAGCATTAGATATGTTTGTCTGTTCTTATTGATTCATCGATTATTGACGCGAGAAAAAGCGGTCTGACGGTTCGTAATGAAGGTCCTTTTGGGGTTTTTATCAtaatgtggtttgtttgtttgttttgagaggtttatttatttatttgtttgtttgtttatttatttatttgttatatgtttGTTAAAAGAGGTGGAATGAGagatggagcgaaagagagaaagagggggatagagtgagagagagagagagagagagagagagagagagagaagagagagagagagagagagagagagagagagagggagggagggagggaaaagagagagagagagagagagagagagagagagagagagagagagagagagagagagagagagagagagagagagagagagagagagagagagagagagagggagggagagagagagaggagagggagagagggaggagagagagagagagagagagagagagagagagagagagagagagagagagagagagagagagggagagagagagagagagagagggggggatagagtgagagagagagagagtgagagagagagagagagagagagagagagagagagagagagagaggcgatagagatagagagagagagggagagaggcgagagagagatagagagagagagagagagaagagggggatagagtgagagagagagagagagagagagagagagagagagagagagagagagagagagagagagagagagagagaaagagaaagagagagagagagagagagagagagagagagagagagagagagagagagggaggcagagagagaaagcaaaaaagaaaaaggaaaaaatagttgTGAGCCCAtctataaaaaggaaggaaattttggaaaaaaaaacaaaacaaaatcccacTTGATTTGTAAATAGCGAGATAGACAACGAATACATGACATGACAACGAATACATGACAACAAATACATGACAACGAATACATGACAATGAATACATGACAACGAATACGTGACAACAAAGACATGACAACAAATACATGACAACAAATACATGACAACAAATACATGACAACGAATACATGACAACAAATACATGACAACGAATACATGACAATGAATACATGACAACGAATACATGACAACAAATACATGACAACGAATACATGACATGACAACGAATACATGACATGACAACGAATACATGACATGACAACGAATACATGACATGACAACGAATACATGACAACGAATACATGACAACAAATACATGACAACGAATACATGACATGACAACAAATACATGACAACGAATACATGACAACAAATACATGACAACGAATACATGACAACAAATACATGACAACGAATACATGACAACAAATACATGACAACAAATACATGACAACAAATACATGACAACGAATACATGACAGCAAAGACATGACAACGAATACATGACAACGAATACATGACAACGAATACATGACAACAAATACATGACAACGAATACATGACAACGAATACATGACAACAAATACATGACAACGAATACATGACAACAAATACATGACAACGAATACATGACAACAAATACATGACAACGAATACATGACAACAAATACATGACAACGAATACATGACAACAAATACATGACAACGAATACATGACATGACAACAAATACATGACAACGAATACATGACAACAAATACATGACAACGAATACATGACAACAAATACATGACAACGAATACATGACAACAAATACATGACAACGAATACATGACATGACAACAAATACATGACAACGAATACATGACAACGAATACATGACAACGAATACATGACAACGAATACATGACAACAAATACATGACAACGAATACATGACAACGAATACATGACAACAAATACATGACAGTGAGAAACCacatatacattttctctctctctttctctctcttcctccctttttttctttctctctcttcctccctccctccttccctccctccctccctccctccctccctccctccctccctccttcccttccctctctctctctctcttcctccttccctccctcccttcctccttccctccctccctccctccctccccccctccctcctcgcctctttctctctcctcctccctctttctctccctccctccctccctccctccctcctccctcctccctcttcctccctcctccctccctccctccttcccgctccctccctcctccctccctccctccctcctctccccctcctccctccctccctccctctcctctctctcttcctcctctccctccctccctccctcctccctcccttcctccctctcctcttcctccctccctccctctctccttccctctctctcctctcttcctccctcttttctttctctccctcctccctccctccctccctctccttcctccctctccctccctccctccttccccctcctcctccctccctcctctcttcctccctctcccctccctcccctccttcccctccctcctccctccctccctctccctccctccctcctccctcctccttccctcccatcctccctccctccctccctccctccctccctccctccctctcctccctccctctctcttcctccctccctccctcctctctccttccctctctcttcctctctcttcctctttttctttctctccctgcctccctccctccctccccccctccctccctccctccctcgctcgctccctccttccctccctccctccctccctccccccccccccccctccctccactttccctccctccctccctccctccactctccctccctccctccctccctccctccctccctctctcttcgtccctcccccccttctctctccttcctctctcttcctctctcttcctccctcttctttctccctcctccctccctcccctttccctccctccctccctccctccactctccctcgctccctccctccctccctcctccctccctccctctccctccctccctccctccctctccctccctcccctctcctcccctccctccctctccctccctcctccctctccccctccctccctccctcactccctccatctccctccctctctccctctccctccctctctccctctccctccctccctccctctccctccctccctccctctccctccctccctccctctccctccctccctccctctccctccctccctccctctccctccctccctccctctccctccccccctccctctccctccctcccctccctctcctccctccctccctctccctccctccctccctctccctccctcctccctccctctccctcccctccctccctctccctccctccctccctcctccctccctccctccctctcccctccctccctccctctccctccctccctccctctccctccctccctccctctccctcccctccctccctctcccttcctcccccctccctccctctctttctctctctttttattctctctcttcctccctctttttttttctctccttcctccctctttttctctctccctcttcctccctctttttcttcctca
It encodes the following:
- the LOC138859276 gene encoding uncharacterized protein — protein: MGWASHLGIAAALLPGFAPSLPAQDFLFRLFDTPGRMDTQRIGYEAPPPAGQGGVGYKDVSSGRDSFDSTRSRPRPSRSHRAGGRPRPSGRGVTLGAAHYLPNKLLKQVPFHSPPPPRPPTLTLTTGGKRRMTRTTSLRKTRKPVHPVVGDG